A stretch of Oncorhynchus mykiss isolate Arlee chromosome 12, USDA_OmykA_1.1, whole genome shotgun sequence DNA encodes these proteins:
- the LOC110486969 gene encoding dexamethasone-induced Ras-related protein 1, whose translation MIKKISPSENEFNIPAKNCHRMVILGSTKVGKTAIISRFLNKKVEDQYTPTIEDFHRKLYSIRGDAYQLDILDTSGNHPFPAMRRLSILTGDVFILVFSLDNRDSFQEVQRLKRQIYETKSCLKNKTKENVDVPIVICGNKCDREFNREVQNEEIEKLVAGDEQCAYYEISAKRNTNVEQMFQTLFTMAKLPNEMSPDSHRKVSLQFCEVLQNSRRKSFRNKKFKDGEAYGIVAPFARRPSVQSDLMYIKEKATGCSQGKEKDRCTIC comes from the exons ATGATTAAAAAGATATCGCCTTCCGAGAACGAGTTTAACATCCCGGCCAAAAACTGCCACAGGATGGTGATTCTAGGATCCACAAAAGTTGGCAAGACGGCCATCATCTCTCGGTTTCTGAATAAAAAAGTCGAGGACCAGTACACGCCAACAATCGAGGACTTTCATAGGAAGTTATACAGCATTCGGGGAGATGCGTACCAGTTGGACATTCTGGACACCTCTGGAAACCATCCTTTCCCCGCTATGAGGAGACTCTCTATCCTTACTG gTGATGTTTTTATCTTGGTGTTTAGTCTGGATAACAGAGACTCCTTCCAAGAGGTCCAGCGCCTGAAGCGTCAAATTTACGAAACCAAGTCCTGCCTGAAAAACAAAACCAAGGAGAACGTAGATGTCCCGATAGTTATCTGCGGGAACAAGTGTGACCGGGAGTTTAACCGGGAGGTTCAGAATGAGGAGATTGAGAAGCTGGTGGCTGGTGATGAACAGTGTGCCTACTATGAGATCTCTGCAAAACGGAACACTAATGTCGAACAGATGTTTCAGACTCTTTTTACCATGGCTAAACTGCCCAACGAGATGAGCCCGGACTCTCACCGCAAAGTTTCCTTACAGTTTTGCGAAGTACTGCAAAACAGCAGAAGAAAATCTTTCAGAAATAAGAAATTCAAAGACGGCGAGGCATACGGGATTGTGGCACCGTTTGCGCGCCGACCAAGCGTGCAAAGTGACTTAATGTATATCAAAGAGAAAGCTACTGGCTGCAGCCAGGgaaaagagaaagacagatgcACCATCTGCTAA
- the med9 gene encoding mediator of RNA polymerase II transcription subunit 9: MATNQPKQGSENDDCSFLPLVHDVIKCMDKDSQDVHQELVKFKTRIQEAREQIGAMPGIDMSLSEQQQELETLREQVRTKNQLLQKYKSLCMFEVPKAS; the protein is encoded by the exons ATGGCGACGAATCAACCAAAGCAAGGAAGTGAGAACGATGATTGCTCTTTTCTCCCTTTGGTTCATGACGTTATAAAATG CATGGACAAAGATAGTCAAGATGTCCATCAAGAACTGGTCAAGTTTAAGACAAGGATTCAGGAAGCGCGCGAGCAGATCGGAGCCATGCCGGGAATTGACATGAGCCTGTCGGAGCAGCAGCAAGAACTAGAGACGCTGCGGGAGCAAGTCCGCACCAAGAATCAGCTACTGCAGAAATACAAGAGTTTGTGTATGTTTGAGGTTCCCAAAGCGTCGTGA